A region of Sugiyamaella lignohabitans strain CBS 10342 chromosome A, complete sequence DNA encodes the following proteins:
- the BFA1 gene encoding Bfa1p (Component of the GTPase-activating Bfa1p-Bub2p complex; involved in multiple cell cycle checkpoint pathways that control exit from mitosis; specifically required when telomeres are damaged, but not for all types of chromosomal DNA damage; phosphorylated by the Polo-like kinase Cdc5p; GO_component: GO:0005737 - cytoplasm [Evidence IEA]; GO_component: GO:0005856 - cytoskeleton [Evidence IEA]; GO_component: GO:0000922 - spindle pole [Evidence IEA]; GO_component: GO:0005816 - spindle pole body [Evidence IDA] [PMID 10220406]; GO_component: GO:0005816 - spindle pole body [Evidence IDA] [PMID 15147270]; GO_function: GO:0005096 - GTPase activator activity [Evidence IDA] [PMID 16682821]; GO_process: GO:0007049 - cell cycle [Evidence IEA]; GO_process: GO:0051301 - cell division [Evidence IEA]; GO_process: GO:0007067 - mitotic nuclear division [Evidence IEA]; GO_process: GO:0031578 - mitotic spindle orientation checkpoint [Evidence IGI,IMP] [PMID 16039591]; GO_process: GO:0007096 - regulation of exit from mitosis [Evidence IMP] [PMID 15147270]), translating to MPSKGVENWDDDDEFADIDESNFLISSVSSAGTQEGFYQMPASATDAAFSASNSESLRSSNLRGHASRPSNLRSFSEADENDDFSNDFDDLTTKMSKIDLAKLQGARKPSIDYSTITGTITGTVRRLGGSGSSASSGPEHYGGAFRDDMDMDLDGEDIQTIRVASGRKISSNSMAVPRVSSNARSNSRMLISGDFYRPPEQIETENKNRKKNISFDNDDEIIFDDTENLADRFTRVKNNRQMEVPGSLDDSLDDSFGFGTESRLSTYSLTTSATSYTDNEEDDDDFGFSKEAGDLFDKPSVLQQRLKEVRHQNELESERDRELLAKGRKYDTIRSNGSGNSIKANFRDNDNTITNKQVLVDFEDPDEDLLQGFDLKQGDDFISTKGTLHRNVVIKATNQRTGTSPQKKAPRETQSIADFKAIGAVPGGPDYSSVRVKKSMPVLRPPINQKISNGRGTNIAGSTSPQRPRPTHHTERRVSGNVASGSPPKQFIRASNPRPPSRNQDMFENEDYGNLTIDATSTLAMKPGQFQPKRLRPVQSMLTMQPQEQSKASRQFVRPRRGPTFEQDVLDQFDDLDVDFETESRFVATPKSKGHLYSGTVNNTSVKHVPLDTFREKFRPRKLREKDPVQNSQFSPQYQNQTPPQHQHQQHPSTVRSPTKSSLLKDNSQKKRGPKRRGPGLIRHLGVPIASEESNGMHFNPTKLVWEGNDIELKKFESVNPKTPGLIAFISNKGQQVVGDMVFDPDRLCWINIKDDHSDPFEGLDDLEVSSSIGGKHHNNAAVASAAVTAAEKLASSIGGDFAVGNEFNLSAKFIEKMKHEDDRWARKTKGWFSPNEQIDREFLKEIRSMVMR from the coding sequence ATGCCCAGCAAAGGCGTCGAAAACTgggatgatgacgacgagttCGCCGACATTGACGAATCGAACTTCCTGATATCCTCGGTATCATCAGCTGGAACACAGGAAGGATTCTATCAAATGCCTGCTTCAGCCACTGATGCTGCTTTTTCAGCCTCAAACTCCGAGTCGCTCAGATCAAGTAACCTGCGAGGACACGCCAGCAGACCCAGCAACCTAAGAAGTTTCAGTGAAGCAGATGAAAACGATGATTTCTCGAATGATTTCGACGACCTAACCACAAAAATGTCTAAGATTGATTTGGCGAAACTTCAGGGAGCGCGTAAGCCAAGTATAGACTATTCGACAATTACTGGAACTATTACTGGCACTGTTCGGCGCCTTGGAGGTAGTGGTAGCTCAGCTTCAAGTGGCCCTGAACATTACGGCGGTGCGTTCCGTGATGATATGGATATGGATTTGGATGGTGAAGATATTCAAACAATTCGAGTAGCGTCTGGCAGAAAGATCAGTAGTAACTCTATGGCGGTTCCCAGGGTGAGCTCAAACGCTAGATCAAATAGTAGGATGCTAATATCGGGCGACTTTTATAGACCACCAGAACAAATCGAAACGGAGAATAAAAATaggaagaaaaatatttcctttgataatgatgatgaaattATATTCGATGATACAGAAAATTTGGCAGACAGATTTACACGTGTCAAGAATAATCGTCAAATGGAAGTTCCTGGTTCCTTGGATGATAGCCTCGACGACAGCTTTGGATTCGGAACTGAATCGCGTCTGTCAACATACTCGCTGACCACTTCTGCTACAAGTTATACCGAtaatgaggaagatgatgacgacttCGGATTTTCTAAGGAAGCCGGAGATTTGTTCGATAAACCCAGTGTTCTTCAACAGAGATTAAAAGAGGTACGTCATCAGAATGAGCTGGAATCTGAACGTGACCGAGAACTTTTGGCCAAGGGTAGAAAGTATGACACTATAAGAAGCAATGGGTCGGGGAATTCTATAAAAGCCAATTTCAGAGACAATGACAATACTATTACTAATAAACAAGTCTTGGTCGATTTTGAAGATCCGGATGAAGATTTATTACAAGGCTTTGATCTGAAACAAGGAGATGATTTTATCTCTACTAAAGGAACTCTGCACAGAAATGTGGTTATTAAAGCTACCAATCAAAGGACGGGCACATCTCCTCAGAAAAAAGCTCCTCGGGAAACTCAATCAATAGCTGATTTCAAGGCTATAGGTGCTGTTCCCGGTGGTCCTGATTATAGCAGTGTTCGTGTGAAAAAATCCATGCCAGTGCTGCGGCCTCCAATCAATCAAAAGATCTCTAATGGAAGAGGAACGAATATTGCTGGTTCTACTTCTCCTCAGAGACCACGTCCTACACATCATACAGAACGAAGAGTTTCTGGTAATGTGGCTAGCGGGTCGCCTCCCAAGCAATTTATTCGAGCTAGTAATCCCAGACCGCCAAGTAGGAATCAGGATATGTTCGAGAATGAGGATTATGGAAATCTTACCATCGATGCCACATCAACCTTAGCAATGAAACCAGGTCAATTTCAGCCAAAACGACTGCGTCCTGTCCAGTCTATGTTGACTATGCAGCCTCAAGAACAATCTAAAGCCAGCAGACAATTTGTAAGGCCACGAAGGGGTCCAACTTTCGAACAAGATGTACTGGACCAATTCGACGACTTGgatgttgattttgaaacagAAAGCAGGTTTGTAGCGACTCCAAAGTCTAAGGGGCATTTATACTCTGGTACGGTAAATAATACCTCTGTCAAGCATGTGCCTCTAGACACTTTCCGTGAGAAATTTCGACCAAGGAAATTAAGAGAGAAAGATCCAGTACAAAATTCCCAGTTCTCTCCTCAATACCAAAATCAGACGCCacctcagcatcaacatcaacaacacccATCGACAGTGCGGTCACCAACAAAATCTAGCTTACTAAAAGATAATTCTCAAAAGAAGAGGGGTCCCAAACGAAGAGGACCAGGATTAATACGTCATCTCGGAGTCCCAATTGCATCTGAAGAGTCAAATGGGATGCATTTTAATCCTACAAAACTTGTGTGGGAAGGAAATGATATTGAACTGAAAAAGTTTGAGTCTGTGAATCCTAAAACGCCAGGTCTTATTGCATTTATTTCCAACAAGGGCCAACAAGTGGTTGGAGATATGGTGTTTGATCCTGACAGATTGTGTTGGATCAACATCAAGGACGATCATAGCGACCCATTCGAGGGATTGGATGATTTAGAAGTTTCTAGCTCCATTGGCGGAAAGCATCATAATAATGCTGCGGTCGCATCCGCAGCTGTCACAGCTGCAGAGAAACTCGCAAGTTCCATTGGAGGGGACTTTGCAGTTGGAAATGAGTTCAACCTAAGCGCCAAGTTTATAGAGAAAATGAAGCATGAAGACGACCGTTGGGCTCGGAAAACCAAAGGGTGGTTTTCTCCTAATGAACAGATTGACCGTGAGTTCCTCAAAGAAATCAGATCAATGGTAATGAGATGA
- the KIP1 gene encoding Kip1p (Kinesin-related motor protein; required for mitotic spindle assembly, chromosome segregation, and 2 micron plasmid partitioning; functionally redundant with Cin8p for chromosomal but not plasmid functions; GO_component: GO:0005737 - cytoplasm [Evidence IEA]; GO_component: GO:0005856 - cytoskeleton [Evidence IEA]; GO_component: GO:0005871 - kinesin complex [Evidence IEA]; GO_component: GO:0005871 - kinesin complex [Evidence TAS] [PMID 9153752]; GO_component: GO:0005874 - microtubule [Evidence IEA]; GO_component: GO:0005634 - nucleus [Evidence IDA] [PMID 22842922]; GO_component: GO:0005819 - spindle [Evidence IEA]; GO_component: GO:0005876 - spindle microtubule [Evidence IDA] [PMID 1618910]; GO_component: GO:0005816 - spindle pole body [Evidence IDA] [PMID 9585415]; GO_function: GO:0005524 - ATP binding [Evidence IEA,IEA]; GO_function: GO:0008017 - microtubule binding [Evidence IEA]; GO_function: GO:0003777 - microtubule motor activity [Evidence IEA]; GO_function: GO:0003777 - microtubule motor activity [Evidence IGI] [PMID 1618910]; GO_function: GO:0000166 - nucleotide binding [Evidence IEA]; GO_function: GO:0005200 - structural constituent of cytoskeleton [Evidence IPI] [PMID 9585415]; GO_process: GO:0007049 - cell cycle [Evidence IEA]; GO_process: GO:0051301 - cell division [Evidence IEA]; GO_process: GO:0008152 - metabolic process [Evidence IEA]; GO_process: GO:0007019 - microtubule depolymerization [Evidence IMP] [PMID 19041752]; GO_process: GO:0007018 - microtubule-based movement [Evidence IEA]; GO_process: GO:0007067 - mitotic nuclear division [Evidence IEA]; GO_process: GO:0000070 - mitotic sister chromatid segregation [Evidence IGI] [PMID 7860634]; GO_process: GO:0000022 - mitotic spindle elongation [Evidence IMP] [PMID 9813090]; GO_process: GO:0030541 - plasmid partitioning [Evidence IMP] [PMID 19364922]; GO_process: GO:0090307 - spindle assembly involved in mitosis [Evidence IMP] [PMID 9813090]; GO_process: GO:0000073 - spindle pole body separation [Evidence IGI] [PMID 1618897]; GO_process: GO:0000073 - spindle pole body separation [Evidence IGI] [PMID 1618910]) has translation MTSPKASKDIPNYMKPRSPLSSSSGILTSSAGSDSPIRTPRKKSSLAMNRGPGVRSTMVTNGTPKIRKSMIRNELPNSNAAAIRSENLGGSTESESNIRVYVRCRGRNAREISENSGVVVKTNGGMKNKDITLQTGNTYSNKTYTFDRVFGPEADQEMVYEEVANKSLEEMLQGFNCTVFAYGQTGTGKTYTMTGDIDSIGKSESSGRPEENTGIIPRILFNLFKSLTAESKKRKLEHSIKLSYIELYNEELRDLIAAEGEDDKKVKIYDDSSKKGVVIHGMEEAFVKTVDEAMEVLRLGSVRRHVAATGCNDQSSRSHSVFTITVHIKEISDLTGQEFVRIGKLNLVDLAGSENINRSGAENKRAREAGMINQSLLTLGRVINALVDRSPHIPYRESKLTRILQDSLGGRTKTCIIATISPAKVSLDETLSTLDYASRAKNIKNKPQPNQTMSKQTHLMEYVMEIERLKQDLQSSRQKNGVYLSAESHQTLVDESESRRIQVEEQKMRLDVVEHQLRAAKERSDTFDQQVADMQNQIDEKSRAYDQLQNQFRLAQEELAASKLKLEQETIVRQAHQDTENKLHIIGNDLVNKLSSTVNDLDHLHSKLTSAVELSQSNELVIVSAKDRVSKAIDDIETGAYEFRDNFTAHNKSLHKTATDLIETMESTLTEVLSSIQSTANSSQGASGNMQHALVECENDTAVAIAEINKVKETIQSSISLQLKNIEATLVDHLDVVLGSVRNQYNYTKDFFDRISEQLSQSTTTTNERLNGQRQQVDEIIETLEKLSNNITRVTTRYNEQQYSLLEVELSSTTKEQELLVGQVQSALQDLTSKINILAEERKSRLTANHDLSKQQLSQIAVELGNVAGNIVPNHVMPLLDSQKESLEALASHDERIKSSLKEVKDGSKSFAHQIYKQTKETKASVANDISQNIEVAQHSATELGPLAEKLVQVNHTGYESLGRLVESQSAELRESLTNIETNIGSFESKILDCSETLATELGAHHDIWQVQQDQQLRELGDLKVYTTENLQARLVPDDMIPDRKAYSYLKVLPKTLARDVLLKQPYDENTNPREPLLDIDINSVS, from the coding sequence ATGACGAGTCCCAAGGCATCCAAAGATATACCCAATTACATGAAACCAAGGTCGCCcttgtcgtcttcatccGGCATTTTGACTAGTTCAGCCGGTTCTGATTCACCTATTCGCACTCCGCGTAAGAAATCTTCGCTGGCAATGAATCGTGGTCCTGGTGTACGTTCGACAATGGTCACCAATGGTACTCCCAAAATTCGGAAATCTATGATTCGTAATGAGCTTCCGAATTcaaatgctgctgctattcgATCTGAAAATTTAGGTGGCTCTACTGAGAGTGAGTCGAACATTCGTGTCTATGTTCGCTGTCGAGGACGGAATGCCAGGGAGATCAGTGAAAACTCGGGCGTGGTAGTGAAAACCAATGGTGGAATGAAAAATAAGGACATTACTCTTCAAACTGGAAACACGTACAGCAATAAGACATATACTTTTGATCGGGTTTTTGGGCCTGAAGCCGACCAGGAAATGGTGTACGAAGAAGTCGCCAATAAATCGCTAGAGGAGATGCTTCAAGGATTCAATTGCACAGTTTTCGCATATGGCCaaactggtactggtaaaaCATATACAATGACAGGCGATATAGACAGCATTGGAAAGTCTGAGAGTTCAGGTAGACCCGAAGAGAATACTGGAATTATTCCCAGGATCttgtttaatttatttaaatcATTGACTGCAGAGTCAAAAAAGCGAAAACTCGAGCATTCAATTAAACTCTCATATATTGAGTTATATAATGAAGAGCTACGAGATctcattgctgctgaaggagaagatgaCAAAAAGGTAAAAATCTACGATGATTCAAGTAAAAAAGGAGTTGTGATTCATGGCATGGAGGAAGCCTTTGTCAAGACTGTAGACGAGGCTATGGAAGTATTACGGTTAGGATCAGTTCGTCGACATGTAGCTGCTACTGGGTGTAACGACCAGTCAAGTCGTTCGCACAGTGTTTTTACTATCACCGTGCATATTAAGGAAATCTCAGATTTAACCGGACAAGAGTTTGTTCGTATTGGAAAGCTCAATCTTGTGGATCTTGCCGGATCTGAAAATATCAACCGATCAGGTGCCGAAAACAAACGTGCCAGAGAAGCAGGTATGATCAATCAGAGTTTGCTCACTCTTGGTAGAGTTATCAATGCCCTGGTAGACAGAAGTCCTCATATTCCCTATCGAGAATCAAAACTGACTAGAATATTGCAAGATTCTTTGGGAGGTAGAACAAAAACATGCATTATTGCTACCATTAGTCCAGCAAAAGTCAGTCTAGACGAAACACTTAGTACCTTGGATTACGCCAGTCGTGCCAAAAACATTAAAAACAAGCCCCAGCCAAATCAAACGATGTCCAAGCAGACCCATCTCATGGAATATGTTATGGAAATTGAGCGGCTCAAGCAAGACTTGCAGTCCAGCCGACAAAAGAATGGCGTTTATTTGTCAGCCGAGTCACATCAAACCCTAGTTGATGAGAGTGAGAGTAGACGGATTCAAGTTGAGGAGCAGAAAATGAGACTCGATGTAGTAGAACATCAACTAAGAGCAGCCAAGGAGCGATCTGACACATTTGACCAACAAGTAGCCGATATGCAAAATCAGATCGACGAAAAATCAAGAGCGTATgatcaacttcaaaatcaattcaGGCTTGCTCAAGAAGAACTCGCAGCTAGTAAGCTGAAGCTTGAGCAGGAAACGATAGTTAGGCAGGCTCACCAGGATACTGAGAACAAACTCCATATCATAGGCAACGATTTAGTCAACAAGCTCTCCAGTACGGTAAACGACCTCGACCATCTTCATTCCAAACTGacttctgctgttgaatTAAGTCAGTCTAATGAACTGGTAATTGTATCTGCAAAGGATAGAGTATCCAAGGCAATTGACGACATTGAAACAGGTGCCTATGAATTCCGAGACAACTTTACTGCCCACAATAAGTCGCTACATAAGACCGCGACCGATCTTATTGAGACAATGGAGTCCACCTTAACAGAAGTTTTAAGTTCAATTCAGTCTACTGCCAACAGCTCACAGGGTGCCAGTGGAAACATGCAACACGCTCTAGTTGAATGCGAAAACGatactgctgttgccatTGCTGAGATTAACAAAGTAAAAGAAACGATTCAATCCTCCATCTCGCTGCAACTTAAGAACATTGAGGCTACACTTGTAGATCATCTTGATGTAGTACTCGGCAGTGTACGAAACCAGTACAATTACACAAAAGACTTTTTTGATCGCATATCTGAACAGCTGTCTCAGTCGACGACTACTACAAACGAACGGTTAAATGGTCAGAGACAGCAGGTAGATGAGATAATAGAGACATTGGAGAAGCTGTCAAACAACATCACGAGAGTTACTACAAGATATAATGAACAGCAGTATTCTCTATTGGAGGTGGAACtttcatcaacaaccaaaGAGCAAGAGTTATTAGTGGGTCAAGTACAATCAGCTCTACAGGATCTGACTTCGAAGATCAACATTCTTGCTGAGGAGCGGAAGTCAAGACTCACTGCTAACCACGACCTTTCTAAACAGCAACTTTCACAGATCGCTGTTGAGCTTGGAAATGTTGCAGGTAATATCGTCCCGAACCATGTTATGCCCCTTTTGGATAGTCAGAAAGAATCCCTAGAAGCACTGGCAAGTCATGACGAAAGAATCAAATCATCACTCAAGGAGGTCAAAGATGGCTCTAAATCATTTGCCCATCAGATTTATAAACAGACAAAAGAGACTAAGGCGAGCGTTGCGAATGATATCTCCCAAAACATCGAGGTGGCCCAGCATTCAGCTACAGAACTTGGTCCTTTAGCAGAAAAGCTTGTTCAAGTAAACCATACTGGTTATGAAAGCCTTGGACGCCTTGTAGAATCTCAGTCAGCAGAGTTGAGGGAATCGCTTACAAATATCGAGACTAATATTGGTTCATTTGAATCAAAAATCCTAGACTGCTCTGAAACTTTAGCTACAGAGCTCGGAGCCCATCACGATATATGGCAAGTTCAACAAGACCAGCAACTTAGAGAGCTCGGCGATCTCAAAGTCTACACAACAGAAAACCTACAAGCTCGACTAGTACCAGATGACATGATCCCAGACCGAAAAGCTTATAGTTATTTAAAGGTGCTTCCTAAAACACTCGCCCGAGACGTGCTTCTCAAGCAACCTTATGATGAGAATACTAATCCTAGAGAACCTCTACTGGACATTGACATTAACTCAGTTTCTTAA
- the CAT5 gene encoding putative monooxygenase CAT5 (Protein required for ubiquinone (Coenzyme Q) biosynthesis; localizes to the matrix face of the mitochondrial inner membrane in a large complex with ubiquinone biosynthetic enzymes; required for gluconeogenic gene activation; GO_component: GO:0016020 - membrane [Evidence IEA]; GO_component: GO:0005743 - mitochondrial inner membrane [Evidence IEA,IEA]; GO_component: GO:0005743 - mitochondrial inner membrane [Evidence IDA] [PMID 9452453]; GO_component: GO:0005739 - mitochondrion [Evidence IEA]; GO_component: GO:0005739 - mitochondrion [Evidence IDA] [PMID 16823961]; GO_function: GO:0046872 - metal ion binding [Evidence IEA]; GO_function: GO:0004497 - monooxygenase activity [Evidence ISS] [PMID 11435415]; GO_process: GO:0005975 - carbohydrate metabolic process [Evidence IEA]; GO_process: GO:0006094 - gluconeogenesis [Evidence IEA]; GO_process: GO:0006006 - glucose metabolic process [Evidence IEA]; GO_process: GO:0055114 - oxidation-reduction process [Evidence IEA]; GO_process: GO:0006744 - ubiquinone biosynthetic process [Evidence IEA,IEA,IEA]; GO_process: GO:0006744 - ubiquinone biosynthetic process [Evidence IMP] [PMID 9452453]), whose product MLKRAINSVKHTNLTAKQQSKIQKIVRVDQAGELGADYIYAGQHLVFSNTKPALAPLIKHMWEQEIHHHNTFDSIQTEGRVRPSLLTPVWKAAAFGLGVGTAALGKEAAMACTEAVETVIGGHYNTQLRWLHKEFADSDIEGITELKEIIKNFRDDELEHLDTAVVEGAKQAVPYYLLTETIKTGCRVAIWIAERV is encoded by the coding sequence ATGTTAAAACGAGCAATCAATTCAGTGAAGCATACTAATCTCACTGCAAAGCAGCAGagcaaaatccaaaaaattgTTCGTGTTGATCAGGCAGGCGAGCTTGGAGCCGACTATATATATGCTGGCCAACATCTGGTTTTCTCAAATACAAAGCCAGCTCTGGCGCCATTGATTAAACACATGTGGGAACAAGAAATCCATCATCACAACACATTTGACTCCATCCAGACCGAAGGAAGAGTACGACCGTCACTACTAACGCCGGTATGGAAAGCGGCAGCCTTTGGTTTGGGGGTCGGAACAGCTGCTCTTGGCAAAGAGGCCGCAATGGCATGTACTGAGGCAGTCGAGACGGTAATTGGCGGCCATTACAACACACAACTACGATGGCTTCACAaggagtttgctgattCGGACATAGAAGGCATCACCGAACTGAAAGAAATCATCAAGAACTTCCGGGACGACGAACTAGAACATCTCGACACCGCAGTTGTCGAGGGTGCCAAACAGGCTGTGCCCTATTATCTCCTGAcagaaacaatcaaaacagGATGTCGAGTTGCCATTTGGATAGCAGAGCGTGTATAA